A section of the Selenomonas sp. AB3002 genome encodes:
- a CDS encoding ParA family protein, producing MAEEVISLQELEDGQIRQAYSQLLNRCQKLEKIIELNDISSLAQIIGKYQNNSKELLKQIAMILPTVEYAPEETKNLIKLLDYLECLHEKIEAYVIKSSFNKPVLDREVYFGEQRSMKTISFVNFKGGVGKTTVSTNFAYVIYCMFRDSGIRILFIDNDKQGNASDWFEADRQHGTIANVLMGDVPVRKVIQRTRYEGIDLIAADTGLIEANALLMQGGSCNEAVILREALQEVAGEYDLCIIDNPPDINMSVLNALSITDDVIIVSFPEKDSLAGAKEIMGQIKQVKKINQGLNLSGILVNAFSGHQAVYQCIDEMKNKHLPVFRTKIHYANKEAKNSLNVARQGKKSIFEVSPSCVIARDIYDFSREYLGIA from the coding sequence ATGGCCGAAGAAGTGATATCGCTGCAAGAATTAGAGGATGGGCAGATTCGCCAGGCTTACAGTCAGTTGCTTAATCGCTGCCAGAAACTGGAGAAAATCATTGAGCTGAATGATATTTCCAGCCTGGCACAGATTATAGGCAAGTATCAGAACAACTCCAAAGAACTACTGAAACAGATAGCCATGATACTCCCAACTGTGGAGTATGCACCAGAAGAAACAAAAAATCTTATCAAATTGTTGGATTATCTGGAATGTCTTCATGAGAAAATAGAAGCATATGTTATCAAAAGTTCTTTCAACAAGCCGGTGCTGGACAGGGAAGTCTATTTTGGCGAGCAAAGGTCTATGAAGACTATCAGTTTCGTAAATTTCAAGGGTGGAGTGGGCAAGACAACGGTATCTACCAATTTTGCTTATGTCATTTATTGTATGTTCAGAGACAGTGGTATCAGAATTTTGTTCATCGACAACGACAAACAGGGCAATGCCTCTGACTGGTTTGAGGCAGACCGGCAGCATGGCACTATTGCCAATGTGCTCATGGGGGATGTGCCTGTGCGTAAGGTGATCCAGCGTACCCGCTATGAGGGCATAGATCTTATTGCCGCCGATACGGGGCTGATTGAAGCCAATGCCCTCCTGATGCAAGGGGGTAGCTGTAATGAGGCTGTAATACTCCGTGAGGCGCTGCAGGAGGTAGCCGGGGAATATGACCTCTGCATTATAGACAATCCTCCCGACATCAATATGTCAGTTCTGAATGCTTTATCCATCACCGATGATGTAATCATCGTGTCCTTCCCAGAAAAGGATAGTCTGGCCGGTGCCAAGGAGATTATGGGACAGATTAAGCAGGTGAAGAAGATTAACCAAGGCCTCAATCTTTCGGGGATTCTCGTAAACGCTTTCAGCGGTCATCAGGCTGTCTACCAGTGCATTGACGAGATGAAGAACAAGCATCTCCCGGTGTTTAGAACCAAGATTCATTATGCCAACAAGGAAGCAAAAAATTCCCTTAATGTGGCAAGGCAGGGTAAGAAGAGCATTTTTGAAGTCTCGCCCAGTTGCGTGATAGCCAGGGATATATATGACTTCTCTAGGGAATATCTGGGTATAGCGTAG
- a CDS encoding helix-turn-helix transcriptional regulator has protein sequence MLLKDRIKLVRTSLPGKITQEQFARMLGTSRPAITNYERGAVVPKDHFLKLICKEFHINESWLKDGLGEMRSHDDSTCLDKVKAISGLPAECHKLIDYYLSMEPPVQKTLLAMARELKNNDIHRYYLYCRAPWLDEADREDILRKMQIVESDLIAEKEANRFR, from the coding sequence ATGCTATTAAAAGACAGGATAAAGCTCGTGCGCACAAGCCTGCCGGGAAAAATAACACAGGAACAATTCGCACGGATGCTGGGCACATCCAGACCTGCCATTACCAACTACGAAAGAGGGGCTGTCGTCCCCAAAGACCACTTCTTAAAGCTTATTTGCAAGGAATTCCATATAAACGAATCCTGGCTGAAAGACGGCCTCGGTGAAATGAGGTCCCATGATGACAGCACCTGCCTTGATAAGGTAAAGGCTATTTCTGGTCTCCCTGCCGAGTGCCATAAATTGATAGACTATTACTTGTCCATGGAGCCGCCTGTCCAAAAAACACTGTTGGCCATGGCTAGGGAACTGAAAAACAATGATATCCACCGGTATTACCTATACTGCCGTGCCCCTTGGCTTGACGAGGCAGACCGGGAAGATATACTAAGAAAAATGCAAATTGTGGAGTCGGATCTCATAGCTGAAAAAGAAGCGAACCGTTTTAGGTGA
- a CDS encoding ribonuclease H family protein, with protein sequence MAKKFYAVLYQNGQGKIYRKLIEFKYASKRKGVVLTKGFQSYTEAEMWLEDPEAFPKEKTYYAVKKGKQPGIYRNLDDYQAQLQGYRNSEGKVFYTEEGAREWLQSGGDQEADGTIIEPLRDRLKGWISQYIPTIFLIIYRKWQLRNMLHQVAQEANPWVFCRINTNHRLVIYTDASCHKGERAGYAAVIIDGVTGAEFYVGGIAKEIGDSNRAELYAIISALRLIDVRCKATVEIRTDANSLVQVAKPKKLRKIKALDWDSRFIPNADLWKEYYKVTQQRSVTITWVRGHSGDKYNVLCDKIAGNCSLQ encoded by the coding sequence ATGGCAAAGAAATTTTATGCGGTGCTGTATCAGAACGGCCAAGGAAAGATATATAGAAAACTGATAGAATTCAAGTATGCTTCCAAGAGAAAAGGGGTAGTTCTTACCAAAGGGTTCCAATCATATACGGAGGCTGAGATGTGGTTGGAGGATCCTGAGGCATTTCCAAAAGAAAAAACGTATTATGCGGTGAAGAAAGGAAAGCAGCCTGGCATTTACCGCAATTTGGATGATTATCAAGCACAGCTGCAAGGGTATAGGAATAGCGAGGGAAAAGTATTCTATACGGAAGAGGGAGCAAGGGAATGGCTGCAAAGTGGAGGTGATCAGGAAGCTGATGGTACAATAATAGAGCCATTGAGAGATAGGCTAAAAGGCTGGATCAGCCAATATATCCCGACTATCTTTTTGATAATATACAGAAAATGGCAGTTAAGAAATATGTTGCATCAGGTGGCTCAGGAAGCAAACCCCTGGGTATTTTGTAGGATTAATACTAACCATAGATTGGTAATCTATACTGATGCCTCATGCCATAAGGGTGAGAGGGCAGGATATGCGGCAGTTATTATAGACGGCGTGACAGGAGCAGAGTTCTACGTTGGCGGCATAGCCAAGGAAATTGGTGATTCAAATCGGGCTGAGCTATATGCTATCATTTCAGCACTTCGACTGATAGATGTACGGTGCAAAGCAACGGTAGAGATCAGAACAGATGCCAATTCATTAGTTCAGGTGGCAAAACCAAAAAAACTTCGTAAAATCAAAGCCCTGGACTGGGATAGCAGATTCATTCCCAATGCAGACTTGTGGAAGGAGTACTATAAGGTTACACAGCAACGTTCCGTGACAATCACTTGGGTCAGAGGGCACAGTGGTGACAAGTATAATGTTCTTTGTGATAAAATAGCGGGTAACTGTTCATTGCAGTAA
- a CDS encoding AAA family ATPase encodes MAELTNRKSFTTTLSNDNVEKLKTLSEKKGVPKTKILDDAVNTLYEKEESMEQEAKKHKGTVISVCNNKGGVGKTTSVAALADLLAKKGKSVLLIDADPQGNLSNTFNYMGRGQNQILENYLGTLLKDRMKAVQEDDPDKCVKLDYFILNSSEFPRIDLICSDIRLDGTYAELNAGGVRYSYIIADIIEEAKAMDKYDYILIDSRPAMNNEVAMFLLGTDYVIIPVEPAKHAILGANAMARFVLTTAKQRPGLKILGAFMTKVVDRTKSFHDFLPMVQNGWDKMLFETRIPYNQDVINSENLSAPVTFRKPACKASKAYVKLCDEVVTRIEQQ; translated from the coding sequence ATGGCTGAACTTACCAACAGAAAGTCCTTCACCACCACCCTCTCCAACGACAACGTGGAGAAGCTGAAGACTCTTTCCGAAAAGAAAGGCGTACCCAAGACCAAGATTCTGGATGATGCAGTGAACACACTATACGAAAAGGAGGAGAGTATGGAACAGGAAGCCAAGAAGCATAAAGGGACCGTCATTTCCGTCTGCAACAACAAAGGCGGCGTAGGCAAGACCACCAGCGTGGCAGCCTTGGCGGACCTGCTGGCCAAGAAAGGCAAAAGCGTCCTCCTCATAGATGCAGATCCCCAAGGAAACCTGTCTAACACCTTCAACTACATGGGACGCGGCCAGAACCAGATTCTGGAGAACTATCTGGGTACCCTCTTGAAAGACCGCATGAAGGCTGTGCAGGAAGATGACCCAGACAAGTGCGTGAAACTTGACTACTTCATCCTGAACTCTTCCGAGTTCCCCCGTATCGACCTCATCTGCTCCGATATCCGTCTGGATGGCACTTACGCAGAACTCAATGCAGGCGGTGTACGCTACTCCTACATCATCGCCGACATCATCGAGGAAGCCAAGGCCATGGACAAATACGACTACATCCTCATTGACAGCCGTCCGGCCATGAACAACGAGGTGGCCATGTTCCTCCTGGGCACTGATTACGTCATCATCCCCGTGGAACCTGCCAAGCATGCCATTCTTGGCGCCAATGCCATGGCCCGCTTTGTCCTCACCACCGCCAAGCAGCGCCCTGGTCTCAAGATTCTCGGTGCTTTCATGACCAAGGTGGTGGACAGGACCAAGTCCTTCCACGATTTCCTGCCCATGGTGCAAAATGGCTGGGACAAGATGCTCTTCGAGACCCGCATCCCCTACAACCAGGATGTAATCAACTCAGAGAACCTCAGTGCTCCCGTGACCTTCCGCAAGCCTGCCTGCAAAGCTTCCAAGGCTTATGTAAAACTCTGTGATGAGGTGGTGACTAGAATTGAGCAGCAATAA
- a CDS encoding ParB N-terminal domain-containing protein: MSSNKNDMMGISFVDLSGNTEDTSNMPVGVSNRFEDEEFKEMTRKRLMGQQAASAPKEESSTVENAEEARETAAKTDKILTDITGSTGTYAILPLDSLAPTPEAWNQFSTISNEKKVLMADSIYRNGLQQPIVVRALDEEGTSYQILAGNTRKSIYNVLYELTGDEKYLSIECKVYAFGQLTDDQAREIASDTNYVQRANLTSRDKSFAVRTKLTILKKRGEKQILEKAAEQMGMKRTAAFSWNKMASLIPPLFDMYDEGKLSLKAATRIAGWSQEVQEELYMESEHFTNEIIMAIPAKTPSEMVLEKFHEIYNESQKEQEEARKIGSIESIDENEDGYTIHLSGKAPEASQLVVMYLPNQKVTAFRKQYQDYIIEPSN, translated from the coding sequence TTGAGCAGCAATAAGAACGACATGATGGGCATTTCCTTTGTTGACCTGTCCGGAAACACAGAAGACACCTCAAATATGCCCGTAGGAGTCAGCAACCGCTTTGAGGATGAAGAATTCAAGGAAATGACCCGCAAGAGGCTGATGGGACAGCAAGCAGCCTCTGCACCTAAGGAGGAATCCTCTACAGTAGAGAACGCTGAAGAAGCGCGCGAAACCGCCGCCAAGACCGACAAGATCCTCACAGACATTACTGGCAGCACCGGTACTTACGCAATTCTTCCACTCGATTCTCTTGCCCCAACCCCTGAAGCTTGGAATCAGTTTTCCACCATCTCCAATGAAAAGAAAGTGCTCATGGCCGACAGCATCTATCGCAACGGCCTGCAACAGCCCATTGTGGTGCGTGCCCTTGACGAAGAAGGCACCTCCTACCAGATTTTGGCCGGCAACACCCGCAAGAGCATCTACAATGTGCTGTATGAACTCACTGGCGACGAGAAATACCTCTCCATCGAGTGCAAGGTTTACGCCTTCGGACAGCTTACTGATGACCAGGCCAGGGAAATTGCCTCCGACACCAACTATGTCCAGCGAGCCAACCTCACCAGCCGTGACAAAAGCTTTGCCGTACGCACTAAGCTGACTATCCTCAAGAAACGCGGCGAAAAGCAGATCCTTGAAAAGGCCGCAGAGCAGATGGGCATGAAACGCACGGCTGCTTTCAGCTGGAATAAGATGGCCAGCCTGATTCCTCCCCTGTTTGATATGTACGATGAAGGCAAGCTTTCTCTGAAGGCAGCCACCCGCATCGCTGGGTGGAGCCAGGAGGTGCAGGAAGAACTCTACATGGAGTCAGAGCACTTCACAAATGAAATCATCATGGCTATCCCGGCCAAGACACCCTCGGAAATGGTTCTGGAAAAGTTCCACGAGATATACAATGAAAGCCAGAAGGAGCAGGAAGAAGCCCGCAAAATTGGCTCTATTGAGTCCATAGACGAAAATGAGGACGGATATACCATCCACCTCTCCGGAAAGGCTCCAGAGGCGTCTCAGCTTGTTGTGATGTACTTACCAAATCAGAAAGTCACCGCCTTCAGGAAGCAATACCAAGACTATATTATCGAACCAAGCAACTGA
- a CDS encoding replication initiation protein, giving the protein MASKKGFIITTPPDYIYQTLDFDTPTKFANELMFARHSMKENELKIWLLTMASLAKENYITNEVMYEYNISLLADKLNINKDKGWRTIIREAIDQVSDKSLKIVKRYSNEEDKQNWSKVPLYDAVEYNDFNDTVSVSINPKMLPYLQDFTEKFTEVDITEMLAIRGITQLKVFMVVKELIAEGTYIISIERFKERLNMPVTSYPNFRDFQRDVLKKAEQQIRKNTSLKQFHFSHDGKGRRPAVNISIHLTDVESKVLPAPKKVVTLEDKIASLDAEHLHLFDEYSSFGIKPEAACYELINGNGLDVLKSNLAYYKEQLKKRKPEQEPLSAGYLITCVKKDYAKSRRKTWLRKAEMNGNAETEVQQTDIKLEDVYKTCKNNAGVLIKKGNMKKLLELFDTAEVSMENMATNMGLPFDFEEARITIQKRDLRNKETMLFREHLAQRLMSGYITMDSII; this is encoded by the coding sequence ATGGCCTCCAAAAAAGGGTTCATCATAACTACACCTCCTGATTATATATACCAAACTCTTGATTTCGATACACCTACCAAGTTTGCCAACGAACTCATGTTTGCCCGGCACTCTATGAAGGAAAACGAATTAAAAATTTGGCTTCTGACTATGGCATCCCTAGCAAAAGAAAACTACATCACAAACGAAGTGATGTACGAATACAACATTTCTCTTCTTGCAGATAAGCTAAATATCAATAAGGACAAAGGCTGGCGTACCATCATACGTGAAGCCATCGATCAGGTATCTGACAAAAGTCTCAAAATTGTCAAACGCTACTCTAATGAAGAAGATAAGCAAAACTGGAGTAAGGTCCCTCTTTACGACGCCGTTGAATATAACGATTTCAATGATACCGTCTCAGTGTCCATAAACCCCAAGATGCTACCGTATTTGCAGGACTTCACAGAAAAATTTACTGAAGTTGATATTACTGAAATGTTAGCTATACGTGGTATCACCCAACTTAAAGTATTCATGGTGGTCAAAGAACTGATAGCCGAGGGTACCTACATCATCAGCATAGAACGCTTCAAGGAACGGCTTAATATGCCTGTCACCTCATATCCAAACTTCCGTGACTTCCAACGAGATGTGCTCAAAAAAGCTGAACAGCAGATTCGCAAAAACACTTCCCTTAAGCAATTCCACTTCTCCCATGATGGCAAAGGACGCAGACCAGCTGTCAACATCTCCATTCATCTTACCGATGTAGAAAGTAAGGTATTGCCTGCTCCTAAGAAGGTTGTCACCCTTGAGGATAAGATTGCCAGCCTCGACGCGGAGCATCTGCACCTCTTTGATGAATATTCATCTTTTGGCATCAAGCCGGAAGCAGCTTGCTACGAACTTATTAATGGCAATGGCCTGGACGTACTGAAAAGCAACTTGGCTTACTATAAGGAGCAGCTAAAAAAGAGAAAGCCGGAGCAGGAGCCTCTTAGTGCAGGTTATCTCATAACTTGTGTGAAAAAGGACTATGCTAAGTCACGGCGCAAGACATGGCTTCGCAAGGCTGAAATGAATGGAAATGCGGAAACCGAAGTGCAGCAGACTGATATCAAACTGGAGGATGTCTATAAAACCTGCAAGAACAACGCCGGTGTACTCATAAAAAAAGGAAACATGAAGAAGCTTCTTGAGCTTTTTGACACGGCTGAAGTCTCCATGGAGAACATGGCCACCAACATGGGGCTGCCCTTTGATTTTGAGGAAGCCCGCATCACCATCCAGAAGCGCGACCTCAGAAACAAGGAAACCATGCTCTTCCGTGAGCACCTGGCTCAGAGGCTTATGTCTGGTTATATTACAATGGACAGCATTATTTAA
- a CDS encoding DEAD/DEAH box helicase: MADFAPGMRVIIRDEEWMIKKAEKNSMGVYALHCSGVSSLVKDRNAIFMADIDEIIPVDPTKIKLVVDESPKYRDTLLYLESQWRQRTPTDNDIHVGNKAAMDTMNYQLEPAQIALKQSRQRILIADAVGLGKTLEAGILMSELILRGKGKRILVVTGKSMMTQFQKEMWNRFTIPLVRLDSNKIRQIRAKLPSNYNPFFYYDKTIISVDTLKNDVAYRKHLESATWDIIVIDEAQSVATRGERNSQRSKLAELLANRSDTMIMLSATPHDGRAKSFASLMNMLDPTAVANPEDYTAEDIKGLFVRRFKKDVKNQMSGVVLERHLAEESCQATAEEEAVYDIFTALKLDMDIESKRGKGQLFKTALEKALFSSPAACMKTVEVRLKKLRKKYADDEIRDIRSLEILYGALEKVTAKKFSRYQKLLELLGSKEYNWNRQADDDRIVIFTERIDTMEYLYKNLSSDLKLKAGEIEKISGAMSDDEQQRIVENFGRAKAKVRILVASDVASEGLNLHYMSHRMIHFDLPWSLMVFQQRNGRIDRYGQTQRPDIRYLVTETDNEKIKGDMRLLEILIEKHEQAEKNIGDPATLLGKFAEEEEEAVVAGAIEDGQSADDFGKMMEDNIAEFNPLDALLAAATVQQEEKPKVSDEETLYSDTEYLFQAMKYFNQNEDHSVQKLETVKGLEIGLSEDMRHRLSATLPKEVVDVFKDKSYLRLVSDREYCMNEVKRCQKEKTEQIYPEAQYLWPLHPIFDWVNDKASLIFNRDEAPLGVMSDLPEGNIIFLMNGSFPNQKSTSLVDEWFGLRYEKGKFVEAMPLREALSYGKLRSGKDLPNPIDRDNHYSQEKEVCQALLPDVVKEAKKYLSGFYEKYQDKMNPNIDEELSKLAGLEKRHKAYTRIRYKYSERKREEEIRRLDVLFGDFNKWVEETMMIKDTPYIRVIAVLTARGGKQRG; encoded by the coding sequence ATGGCAGACTTTGCACCTGGGATGCGTGTCATTATTCGTGATGAGGAATGGATGATAAAGAAAGCGGAAAAGAACTCTATGGGGGTGTATGCGCTGCACTGCTCAGGGGTGTCTTCTCTGGTCAAGGATAGAAATGCCATATTCATGGCGGATATTGATGAAATCATTCCTGTGGATCCCACCAAAATCAAGCTGGTAGTGGATGAGTCGCCGAAGTATCGCGATACCCTGCTATATCTGGAGAGCCAATGGAGGCAGCGGACTCCCACGGACAATGACATACATGTAGGCAACAAGGCAGCCATGGATACTATGAACTATCAGCTGGAACCGGCTCAGATTGCTTTGAAGCAGTCTCGTCAGCGTATCCTCATAGCAGATGCGGTGGGCCTGGGCAAGACTTTGGAAGCCGGTATCCTTATGAGTGAGCTTATCTTGCGAGGCAAGGGTAAGCGCATACTGGTGGTAACGGGCAAATCCATGATGACCCAGTTCCAGAAGGAAATGTGGAACCGCTTCACCATTCCTTTGGTACGTCTGGATTCCAATAAAATCAGGCAGATTCGTGCAAAGCTGCCTTCAAACTACAACCCGTTCTTCTATTATGACAAGACCATAATCTCCGTGGATACCTTGAAAAACGATGTGGCCTACCGTAAGCACTTGGAAAGTGCCACTTGGGATATTATCGTCATTGATGAGGCACAGAGCGTGGCTACCCGTGGAGAACGGAACTCCCAGCGGTCCAAATTGGCAGAACTGTTAGCCAATCGGTCTGACACAATGATTATGCTCTCGGCTACTCCCCATGACGGTAGGGCCAAGAGTTTTGCTTCTCTCATGAATATGCTTGACCCTACAGCTGTTGCTAACCCGGAGGACTATACTGCCGAGGATATCAAGGGGCTTTTTGTCCGCCGTTTCAAGAAGGACGTCAAGAATCAGATGAGCGGTGTGGTGCTGGAGCGTCATCTGGCAGAGGAGAGCTGCCAGGCTACAGCGGAGGAAGAAGCAGTATACGACATTTTCACTGCCCTCAAGCTGGATATGGATATAGAGAGCAAGCGAGGGAAGGGGCAGCTTTTTAAGACTGCTTTGGAGAAGGCTTTGTTCTCCAGCCCGGCAGCATGTATGAAAACCGTCGAGGTCCGGTTGAAGAAACTGAGGAAGAAGTACGCTGATGATGAAATTAGGGATATCCGCAGCCTGGAAATTCTTTATGGGGCATTGGAGAAAGTAACTGCCAAGAAATTCTCCCGCTACCAAAAGCTCTTGGAGCTGCTGGGCAGCAAAGAGTATAACTGGAATCGTCAGGCTGATGATGACCGTATCGTTATTTTTACCGAGCGTATAGATACTATGGAGTATCTGTATAAGAATTTGTCCTCTGACCTGAAACTGAAAGCAGGAGAAATAGAGAAAATCTCTGGGGCTATGAGTGACGATGAACAACAGCGTATCGTGGAGAACTTTGGCCGGGCCAAGGCCAAGGTGCGTATTTTGGTGGCCTCGGATGTGGCTTCGGAAGGTCTGAACCTTCATTACATGAGCCATCGCATGATTCATTTCGACCTGCCCTGGTCTTTGATGGTGTTCCAGCAGAGGAATGGACGTATAGACCGCTATGGCCAAACCCAGAGACCGGATATTCGCTATCTGGTCACGGAGACTGACAATGAGAAGATCAAGGGCGATATGAGGCTCTTGGAGATCCTCATAGAGAAGCATGAGCAGGCAGAAAAGAACATTGGTGACCCTGCCACTCTTCTGGGCAAATTCGCAGAGGAGGAAGAGGAAGCTGTGGTTGCAGGGGCCATTGAAGATGGGCAAAGTGCCGATGATTTCGGCAAAATGATGGAAGACAACATAGCGGAGTTCAATCCTCTGGATGCTTTGCTTGCGGCTGCCACTGTTCAGCAGGAGGAAAAGCCCAAGGTCAGCGATGAAGAAACCCTGTATAGTGACACGGAATATCTCTTCCAAGCCATGAAGTATTTCAACCAGAATGAGGACCATTCAGTTCAGAAGTTGGAAACGGTCAAGGGCTTGGAGATTGGGCTCAGCGAAGATATGCGGCATCGTCTCTCCGCTACTTTACCCAAGGAAGTAGTGGATGTTTTTAAGGACAAGAGCTATCTGCGTCTGGTCAGTGACAGAGAGTACTGCATGAATGAGGTCAAACGTTGCCAGAAGGAAAAGACCGAACAGATTTACCCGGAGGCACAGTATCTTTGGCCCCTGCATCCCATCTTTGATTGGGTGAATGATAAGGCCAGCCTTATCTTCAACAGGGACGAGGCGCCCTTGGGGGTTATGTCGGATCTTCCTGAAGGAAATATCATCTTCCTGATGAACGGCAGCTTCCCAAATCAGAAATCAACTTCACTGGTGGATGAATGGTTTGGGCTTCGCTATGAAAAAGGAAAGTTTGTGGAGGCTATGCCTTTGAGGGAGGCCCTTTCTTATGGCAAATTGCGTTCCGGCAAGGATCTGCCGAATCCTATAGACAGGGACAACCATTACAGCCAGGAAAAAGAGGTTTGCCAGGCTTTGCTTCCCGATGTTGTGAAAGAGGCTAAAAAATACCTGTCGGGCTTTTATGAGAAGTATCAGGATAAGATGAATCCTAATATTGACGAGGAGCTTAGCAAATTAGCAGGACTTGAAAAAAGGCATAAAGCATATACTCGTATCAGGTATAAATATAGTGAGCGTAAACGCGAAGAGGAAATTAGAAGATTGGATGTCCTATTTGGAGACTTTAATAAATGGGTAGAAGAAACTATGATGATTAAAGACACTCCCTACATTCGTGTGATAGCAGTTTTGACGGCAAGGGGAGGAAAGCAGCGTGGCTAA